In the genome of Yersinia enterocolitica, the window AATCAAGCTACCCGCTGACTCCAGCCGCATTCAGGGTATCAAGGCAGCAATGCGTAAAAACGGTCTGCACTCGGTTTGCGAAGAGGCATCCTGCCCTAACTTGTCAGAGTGCTTCAACCACGGAACGGCGACCTTTATGATCCTCGGCGCAATTTGTACCCGCCGCTGCCCATTCTGTGACGTTGCCCATGGTCGTCCGGTTACACCTGATGCCAATGAGCCAGAAAAGCTGGCTCAAACAATCAAAGATATGGGATTGCGCTATGTGGTTATCACCTCGGTTGACCGTGATGACTTACGCGATGGTGGCGCTCAACATTTTGCAGATTGTATCGCAGCCATTCGAGCCAAAAATCCGACCATAAAAATTGAAACATTGGTGCCTGACTTCCGTGGCCGTATGGATCGCGCGTTAGATATTTTGACTGTCACCCCACCGGATGTGTTTAACCATAATCTGGAAAACGTACCACGGGTGTATCGCCAAGTGCGACCTGGGGCTAACTATGAGTGGTCGCTTAAATTACTTGAGCGCTTTAAAGAGGCTCATCCTGATATTCCGACTAAATCAGGTTTGATGGTTGGCTTGGG includes:
- the lipA gene encoding lipoyl synthase → MSKPIQMERGVKYRDADKMALIPIKTVVTERQELLRKPEWMKIKLPADSSRIQGIKAAMRKNGLHSVCEEASCPNLSECFNHGTATFMILGAICTRRCPFCDVAHGRPVTPDANEPEKLAQTIKDMGLRYVVITSVDRDDLRDGGAQHFADCIAAIRAKNPTIKIETLVPDFRGRMDRALDILTVTPPDVFNHNLENVPRVYRQVRPGANYEWSLKLLERFKEAHPDIPTKSGLMVGLGETNAEIVEVMHDLRRHGVTMLTLGQYLQPSRHHLPVQRYVSPAEFDEMKAEAMAMGFTHAACGPFVRSSYHADLQAKGLEVK